A window from Nevskia ramosa DSM 11499 encodes these proteins:
- a CDS encoding response regulator yields the protein MDAGNLRILVADDHPLFRAAIVHALQPFTGSGGSIAEASSFASLSAAVIENPELDLVLLDLNMPGAQGFSSLVYLRGERPALPVIVISSNDHPRTVGRAQQFGAAAFVPKSAPPAVLQNALRVVMQGDEWFPPQRAARSAEDAKLAEQLAQLTPQQFRVLMAMADGLLNKQIAHELGLAENTVKVHITAVLRKLECYSRTQAAVKVKALQPEPEAGDPG from the coding sequence ATGGACGCCGGCAATCTGCGCATCCTGGTGGCCGACGATCACCCGCTGTTCCGAGCCGCCATCGTCCATGCGCTGCAGCCGTTCACTGGCTCGGGCGGCAGCATCGCCGAAGCCTCGAGCTTCGCGTCGCTGAGCGCTGCCGTCATCGAGAATCCCGAACTGGATCTGGTGCTGCTCGATCTGAACATGCCCGGCGCGCAGGGCTTCTCGTCGCTGGTCTATCTGCGCGGCGAACGGCCGGCGCTGCCGGTGATCGTGATCTCGTCGAACGATCATCCGCGCACCGTCGGCCGCGCCCAGCAGTTCGGCGCGGCGGCCTTCGTGCCGAAGTCCGCGCCACCGGCGGTGCTGCAGAACGCGCTGCGCGTGGTCATGCAGGGCGATGAATGGTTTCCGCCGCAGCGTGCCGCGCGCAGCGCCGAAGACGCCAAGCTGGCCGAACAGCTTGCCCAGCTGACGCCACAGCAGTTCCGCGTGTTGATGGCGATGGCCGATGGCCTGCTCAACAAGCAGATCGCCCACGAACTGGGTCTGGCCGAGAACACGGTGAAGGTCCACATCACCGCCGTGCTGCGCAAGCTGGAGTGCTACAGCCGCACGCAGGCCGCGGTGAAGGTCAAGGCGCTGCAGCCGGAGCCTGAAGCTGGCGATCCGGGCTAG
- a CDS encoding PAS-domain containing protein, with amino-acid sequence MTAVARQATQQALRESAARSAEQLGLYAASLQSMIDRYRTLPTVLALDPELRQALSRAQRAPIDVAASQQLSRRLEVVNGAAHTSTLTLLDRQGIGVAANNWQLPGSNVGVDYRFRPYFQQAMRDDRGSFYGIGVTTGVPGYYMTQAVHDDDGSRIGAVTVKVELGELEQEWQKAADVVLISDAHGIVFLANREAWRYRQLKTLSPAELDELARTQQYAGQRLKPLSLRDARGPEGTRRVKLESAGLRGDFLWQSLPLASDGWTLHLLHETSDSEDAGLIAALAAGGALLSLLFLVLFVQQRLRLSRLRRRSREELEQLVRQHAEALHSAQDGIVIAAERASVGQRQSLEHLAQGVSVIDADLRLVAWNRRYVEIFGYPPELMRIGRPIEDLLRYNARRGLLGSGDVEVAVQRRLDHLRAARPHMFEREWANGTVIEIRGNPLPAGGFVTSYADITAYRNTARELRTLAVSLERRVDERTQDLDAARREAERANRSKTSFVSAAVHDLLQPLNAARMYTSALRERLDDAQAAALADNIEEALAAEDGILSSLLDISRLESGALQTQVGDLALQDMFDTLRREFEPTAQLRGLSLRVVATHAVVKSDAALLRRILQNFLSNALRYTVRGSVLMGVRRSAGGLRIEVWDTGCGIAEAHRVVIFEEFRRLDGGSAQSDRGAGLGLAIVERIARRLDHRIGLRSWPGRGSVFSVALPAGDRSGVSTPATTIAEPATALQGRHIWCIDDDPRVREAARALLQAWGCQVTLIGSLEEAAASTAEAPDLVLLDHRLGASTGADLMPSLFRRWGRQPPVIMISAEREAASEAAADAGWAFLPKPVRPPALRALMRQLLLRSG; translated from the coding sequence ATGACCGCGGTGGCGCGGCAGGCCACGCAGCAGGCGCTGCGCGAATCGGCGGCGCGCAGTGCCGAGCAGCTCGGTCTGTATGCGGCGTCGCTGCAGTCGATGATCGACCGCTACCGCACCCTGCCGACGGTGCTGGCGCTGGACCCGGAGCTGCGCCAAGCATTGAGCCGGGCGCAGCGCGCGCCGATCGATGTCGCCGCCAGCCAGCAGCTCAGCCGCCGGCTGGAAGTGGTCAACGGCGCGGCCCATACCTCGACCCTGACCCTGCTCGATCGCCAGGGCATCGGCGTCGCCGCCAACAACTGGCAGCTGCCGGGCAGCAATGTCGGCGTCGACTACCGCTTCCGGCCGTACTTCCAGCAGGCGATGCGCGACGACCGCGGCAGCTTCTACGGCATCGGCGTCACCACCGGCGTACCCGGCTACTACATGACCCAGGCGGTGCATGACGATGACGGCAGCCGCATCGGCGCGGTGACCGTCAAGGTGGAACTCGGCGAGCTGGAGCAGGAATGGCAGAAGGCCGCCGATGTGGTGCTGATCAGCGACGCCCACGGCATCGTCTTCCTGGCCAATCGCGAGGCCTGGCGTTATCGCCAGCTGAAGACTCTGAGCCCGGCCGAGCTTGATGAGCTGGCGCGTACCCAGCAGTACGCCGGCCAGCGCCTGAAGCCGCTCAGCCTGCGCGATGCCAGAGGCCCTGAAGGAACGCGGAGGGTGAAGCTCGAAAGCGCGGGTCTGCGGGGCGACTTTCTGTGGCAGTCGCTGCCGCTGGCCAGCGATGGCTGGACCCTGCATCTGCTCCATGAAACCAGTGACAGCGAAGACGCCGGCCTGATCGCCGCGCTCGCGGCCGGCGGTGCGCTGCTGAGCCTGTTGTTCCTGGTGCTGTTCGTGCAGCAGCGCCTGCGCTTGTCGCGCCTGCGCCGGCGCAGCCGCGAGGAACTCGAGCAGCTGGTGCGCCAGCACGCGGAAGCGCTGCACAGCGCGCAGGACGGCATCGTCATCGCCGCCGAACGGGCCAGCGTCGGCCAGCGCCAGAGCCTCGAACATCTGGCCCAGGGCGTCAGCGTCATCGATGCCGATCTGCGCCTCGTGGCTTGGAACCGCCGCTATGTCGAAATCTTCGGCTATCCGCCGGAACTGATGCGCATCGGCCGGCCGATCGAAGACCTGCTGCGCTACAACGCGCGCCGCGGCCTGCTCGGCAGTGGCGATGTCGAGGTCGCCGTGCAGCGGCGGCTCGATCATCTGCGCGCCGCGCGGCCGCACATGTTCGAGCGCGAGTGGGCCAACGGCACGGTGATCGAGATTCGCGGCAATCCGCTGCCGGCCGGCGGCTTCGTCACCTCGTATGCCGACATCACCGCGTATCGAAATACCGCGCGCGAGCTGCGCACCCTGGCGGTGTCGCTGGAGCGCCGGGTCGACGAACGCACCCAGGATCTCGATGCCGCGCGCCGCGAGGCCGAGCGCGCCAATCGCTCGAAGACCAGCTTCGTCAGCGCCGCCGTCCACGACCTGCTGCAGCCGCTGAACGCGGCGCGCATGTACACCTCGGCCTTGCGCGAACGCCTGGACGACGCGCAGGCCGCGGCGCTGGCCGACAACATCGAGGAAGCGCTTGCCGCCGAGGACGGCATCCTGTCGAGCCTGCTCGATATCTCGCGTCTGGAATCCGGCGCGCTGCAGACCCAGGTGGGGGATCTGGCGCTCCAGGATATGTTCGACACGCTGCGCCGCGAGTTCGAGCCCACCGCGCAGCTGCGGGGCCTGAGCCTGCGCGTGGTGGCGACGCACGCCGTGGTCAAGAGCGATGCCGCGCTGCTGCGGCGCATCCTGCAGAACTTCCTGTCCAACGCGCTGCGCTACACCGTGCGCGGCAGCGTGCTGATGGGCGTGCGGCGCAGCGCCGGTGGCTTGCGCATCGAAGTCTGGGATACCGGTTGCGGCATCGCCGAAGCGCATCGTGTCGTGATCTTCGAAGAGTTCCGCCGCCTCGATGGCGGCTCGGCACAGTCCGATCGCGGCGCCGGCCTGGGCCTGGCGATCGTCGAGCGCATCGCGCGGCGGCTCGATCACCGGATCGGCCTGCGCTCATGGCCGGGGCGTGGCAGCGTGTTCAGCGTCGCGCTGCCGGCCGGTGATCGCAGCGGCGTGAGCACGCCGGCCACGACCATCGCTGAGCCGGCCACCGCATTGCAGGGCCGCCATATCTGGTGCATCGACGATGACCCGCGTGTACGCGAAGCCGCCCGTGCGCTGCTGCAGGCCTGGGGCTGCCAAGTGACGCTGATCGGCAGTCTGGAAGAGGCGGCTGCATCAACCGCCGAAGCGCCTGATCTGGTGCTGCTCGATCATCGCCTCGGTGCCAGCACCGGTGCCGATCTGATGCCGTCGCTGTTCCGGCGCTGGGGTCGCCAGCCGCCGGTGATCATGATTTCGGCAGAGCGCGAAGCGGCTTCGGAAGCCGCCGCCGATGCCGGCTGGGCGTTCCTGCCGAAGCCGGTGCGGCCACCGGCCTTGCGGGCCTTGATGCGGCAGTTGCTGTTGCGGAGCGGCTAG
- a CDS encoding dicarboxylate/amino acid:cation symporter yields MTTSTHASANSSRRLYLWVLLAIVIGGSIGHYFPETGVALKPLGDAFISLIKMLIGPIIFLTVVMGIAGVSDVKKVGRVGVKAILYFEVVSSFALVIGLIVVNLLKPGAGFNVDPATLDAGAVAKYAAAAHDQSTVGFLLHIIPKTFTDAFTGNGDLLQVLLIALLFGFAMSAVGEQGKPVMSFLDAISKVFFRMMSSIMRLAPIGAGGAMAFTIGKYGLDSLGPLAKLMGSFYLTCALFIVLVLGTIARLSGFSIFRFLRYIRDELLLVLGTSSSESALVPLMQKLERLGCGKPVVGLVVPSGYSFNLDGTNIYLTMAAIFVAQALNVDLTLTQEITLLAVAMLTSKGASGVTGAGFITLAATLAVVPSVPVAGLALILGIDRFMSEARALTNLVGNGVATIVVAGWENELDRDRLRRELTAGPDAMSEPLPEGLTQS; encoded by the coding sequence ATCGTGATCGGCGGCTCGATCGGCCACTACTTCCCGGAAACCGGCGTGGCGTTGAAGCCGCTCGGCGATGCCTTCATCAGCCTGATCAAGATGCTGATCGGCCCGATCATCTTCCTGACCGTGGTCATGGGCATCGCCGGCGTGTCCGATGTGAAGAAGGTCGGCCGGGTCGGCGTCAAGGCGATCCTCTACTTCGAAGTGGTGTCGAGCTTCGCGCTGGTGATCGGCCTGATCGTCGTCAACCTGTTGAAGCCGGGCGCCGGCTTCAATGTCGATCCGGCCACGCTCGATGCCGGTGCGGTGGCCAAGTACGCCGCTGCTGCGCACGACCAGAGCACCGTCGGCTTCCTGCTGCACATCATCCCCAAGACCTTCACCGATGCCTTCACCGGCAATGGCGATCTGCTGCAGGTGCTGCTGATCGCGCTGCTGTTCGGCTTCGCGATGAGCGCGGTCGGCGAGCAGGGCAAGCCGGTGATGAGCTTTCTCGATGCGATCTCGAAAGTGTTCTTCCGGATGATGAGTTCGATCATGCGCCTGGCGCCGATCGGTGCCGGCGGCGCGATGGCCTTCACCATCGGCAAGTACGGCCTCGACAGCCTCGGCCCGCTGGCCAAGCTGATGGGCAGCTTCTATCTCACCTGCGCGCTGTTCATCGTGCTGGTGCTCGGCACCATCGCCAGGCTCTCCGGCTTCAGCATCTTCCGCTTCCTGCGCTACATCCGCGATGAGCTGCTGTTGGTGCTCGGCACCTCGTCGTCGGAATCGGCGCTGGTGCCGCTGATGCAGAAGCTGGAGCGCCTCGGCTGCGGCAAGCCGGTGGTCGGTCTGGTGGTGCCGAGCGGTTACTCGTTCAATCTCGATGGCACCAACATCTACCTGACGATGGCGGCGATCTTCGTGGCGCAGGCGCTCAACGTCGATCTGACCCTGACCCAGGAGATCACCCTGCTGGCGGTGGCGATGCTGACCTCGAAGGGCGCTTCCGGCGTCACCGGTGCCGGCTTCATCACCCTCGCCGCAACCCTGGCCGTGGTGCCTTCGGTGCCGGTCGCCGGCCTGGCGCTGATCCTCGGCATCGATCGCTTCATGAGCGAAGCGCGGGCGCTGACCAACCTGGTCGGCAATGGTGTGGCGACAATCGTCGTCGCCGGCTGGGAGAACGAGCTGGATCGCGATCGCCTGCGCCGCGAACTGACCGCCGGCCCGGATGCGATGTCGGAACCGTTGCCGGAAGGTCTGACGCAGAGTTAG